Genomic segment of Verrucomicrobiia bacterium:
CGTCGGTTCACCCCCGGCCGTGCGCAGCACCTTCTCATAAATCTCCCGCCCCACCTCCTCCAACGTGGCTTCCCCCTCCAGAATCCGGCCCGCGTTGATGTCCATGTCCTCCGCCAGCCGCCGGTACGTCTCCGGATTGGCGCAGATTTTTATCACCGGGGCAATGGCCGATCCTACCACCGACCCCCGGCCCGTCGTAAAAAGCGTCACATGCGCGCCACACGCCATCAACTCGGCAATCTCCGCATTGTCACAAATATTGGCAAAGCCAAACCGCACCTCCCCGTCCGGCACCACATCCAGCAGATACAGCCCCCCCGTGGGCGGCACGTCGCCGGGCTTCAACAGCCCAACTATGGGCGACTGGCCGCTCTTGCTGTACGCCCCCATGCTTTTCTCCTCCTGCGTGGTCAGGCCCCCCTCCGCATTCCCCGGCGCAAAACTGCCGTGCCCCAAAGTGGCATAGTGACGCGCCGCCTTCGCCACACACGCCACAATCTCCGGCGCCAGCTCCGGCCGCGCCGCGCGCGCCGCCATGATCGGCTCGCACCCAATCAATTCCCCTGTCTCCTCAAAAATCGCCGCCGCCCCCTCCGCCACCAACATATCAAAGGCCCGCCCCGCCGCCGGATTCGCCGTAATCCCGCTGGTTGCATCCGACCCGCCGCAGATCGTGCCCACCACCAGCTCCCGCACCTCCATCTCCACACGCGGCACGGTTTCCAACCTCCTTAACGCCCCGCCCACCCATTCACATCCCCGCTCAATACTGCGCCGCGTCCCCCCGCTCTCCTGAATCACCAGTGTCTCCACCGGCCGCCCCGTCGCCGCAATCTGTCTGGCCAGCTCCGCCCGATTGAAACTCTCACACCCCAGCGCAACCAACAAGGCCCCTCCCACATTCGGATGCGTGCACAAACGCTGCATCATCCGAAAGGCATAGTCATTGGGATAACACCCCGGAAAACCAATGAGATGCACCGGCCGCCCGCGAAAAGCCCCCACAATCTCCCGCGCCACATGGTGGGCGCATTCCACCAGGTACGCCACCACCAGCACGTTGCGAATCCCCTTCCGACCATCACTCCGTAGATAACCCTGCATCATGGCTCAATGCGTTTGACCAAAATACTCTGCCTGCCGCTCCCAGGTGTAAGTCGGCAGATAATCACTCTTCAGATTGTGGGTGTGCACCACCTCGCCCCGCCGGATCTCCGCCGTCGCCGAACCAATCGGCACCCCATACTTCAGCACCTTCTCCCCCTGCCGAATCGCCCGCGCCGCCACCTTGAACCCCAGCGGCACGCGCGCGTCCAAACGCACCCTCTCCCCCTCTATCCACACTTCCTCTCCCGCCGCCAGCGTCGTGATGGCGGTAAGCACATTATCCTCCGCCGCCAGTCGCAACAGCCGTTTGTCAGTTTCCATCCTCATCCCGCTTTCGCTTAAAAACTCGGGGCGTGCCCCCGGGCAACGCCGCTCAGGACACGCCCCGCAACAATTCCGTCAACCCCGGGCGCTAAGGCACTTCGATCACCCGATAGAACCGGCTGGGCTGCGTCAGTATGTTGTCCTGTACCGTCAGGGTGGCGCCCGTGGCCGTCTGCGGCCCGCCAAAATTCAACCACAGCGTATCGTTCAGGCGGTTCTTGTACTGCACCTGGTAACGCTTGCCGGCCGTCGTCTGGAAGCCCAGATTAATCAGGCTGCCGTTCACCCGCACATCCGCCAGATTGAACACCGGCGGCTGGCTCGGCTGCCCGCCCACATTCGGCCGGCCCGGCGTCGGACTGGCCAGCGTTTGGATGCTCGCCGACCCATCCGGGAAACGTCCCTGACTCACATCCGAAGTCTGCGCCCCAAAAACCACCAAATCCACCAATCGGCCATCCGGAGCAAACAGCCCGATGTCATCGCCGTTGCGGCTGAGCGCAAAGTTGACATGCAGCTCCGGTGAATTCGTGCTGTTGCGATGTGGCGCATTGTCCGCCCACACCAGCAAAAAGCCCCGCGGCGGAATGACGTATCCAGGCGGAATCTGGAATTTCTGCGGCGCGGCATTCGGCGCATCCGTCAAGTAATAGCCCGCCAGATTGACCGGCTCATTGCCCGGATTGTACAGCTCGAACCAGTCCTCATACGCCAGCCCGTTCGGCTCCTGCAAAGTGCGCGTATTGCTGGCCATCCATTCATTGATCCGCACCTCGGCCGCCTGCACCACCACGGCCGTGGCGGCATTGCTGCGGCCCGGTGTGGCCTGAGCGAACACCTGCCGGTAGAACATCTGGCCGTTGGGGTAGTCCCCATAACTCTGACCCGGCGCCAGATTCGTGTAGTTCAGATAATCCAGCACCCCCAACTGCCCGTCCACCGGCATCACCAACGCCACCGACCCGCTGCCCCCCGTCAGCCGGAAATTCGTGTGCAAATTCGTCCCCGCACTCTGCTCCACCTGCCCGTCACACCACACCATCCGATACTCCCCAGGCCCCAACAC
This window contains:
- a CDS encoding UxaA family hydrolase, yielding MMQGYLRSDGRKGIRNVLVVAYLVECAHHVAREIVGAFRGRPVHLIGFPGCYPNDYAFRMMQRLCTHPNVGGALLVALGCESFNRAELARQIAATGRPVETLVIQESGGTRRSIERGCEWVGGALRRLETVPRVEMEVRELVVGTICGGSDATSGITANPAAGRAFDMLVAEGAAAIFEETGELIGCEPIMAARAARPELAPEIVACVAKAARHYATLGHGSFAPGNAEGGLTTQEEKSMGAYSKSGQSPIVGLLKPGDVPPTGGLYLLDVVPDGEVRFGFANICDNAEIAELMACGAHVTLFTTGRGSVVGSAIAPVIKICANPETYRRLAEDMDINAGRILEGEATLEEVGREIYEKVLRTAGGEPTASERLGHQEFILTYKTFEPLGPACLPRV
- a CDS encoding UxaA family hydrolase; this translates as MRMETDKRLLRLAAEDNVLTAITTLAAGEEVWIEGERVRLDARVPLGFKVAARAIRQGEKVLKYGVPIGSATAEIRRGEVVHTHNLKSDYLPTYTWERQAEYFGQTH
- a CDS encoding lamin tail domain-containing protein produces the protein VLGPGEYRMVWCDGQVEQSAGTNLHTNFRLTGGSGSVALVMPVDGQLGVLDYLNYTNLAPGQSYGDYPNGQMFYRQVFAQATPGRSNAATAVVVQAAEVRINEWMASNTRTLQEPNGLAYEDWFELYNPGNEPVNLAGYYLTDAPNAAPQKFQIPPGYVIPPRGFLLVWADNAPHRNSTNSPELHVNFALSRNGDDIGLFAPDGRLVDLVVFGAQTSDVSQGRFPDGSASIQTLASPTPGRPNVGGQPSQPPVFNLADVRVNGSLINLGFQTTAGKRYQVQYKNRLNDTLWLNFGGPQTATGATLTVQDNILTQPSRFYRVIEVP